From one Gossypium hirsutum isolate 1008001.06 chromosome D08, Gossypium_hirsutum_v2.1, whole genome shotgun sequence genomic stretch:
- the LOC107909517 gene encoding probable microtubule-binding protein TANGLED, which translates to MVRLQELQLTVAGGSKIISGVSLSPISTKGYMRTSLRCKQESLRMKNSTPRKSPLGSFQPLQEVNGGECHYQQC; encoded by the exons GTTGCAGTTAACAGTTGCAGGAGGGTCTAAGATTATATCAGGGGTGAGTTTAAGTCCAATAAGTACTAAAGGTTATATGAGGACTAGTCTCAGATGCAAGCAAGAGTCCTTGAG GATGAAGAACTCTACTCCAAGGAAATCACCATTGGGAAGTTTCCAGCCACTACAGGAG GTGAATGGAGGAGAATGTCATTACCAACAATGTTAG